A window of Rosa rugosa chromosome 7, drRosRugo1.1, whole genome shotgun sequence genomic DNA:
TCAGTAGTGGGCTGTTGACCTTCTCCTCGTTCGGTCGTCATCTCTGTTGATGGCGTGtggagagaaaatctttgaattaCTAATTCTTCtaaaagaccacgacagtctgcacgcgagtgcggtctgtaactggaggtcttatgtttcgagcagttaacgtaaaccttttgataagggtttgcgcttgacttcccaatggcttctggaagtctgaattgaaagtagctgaattcaataagacactgtgaatcaaggtttagacgtgcggcccaagtatagtcgcctagacacaaactttctttcaaatcctttgggcaaccttactgaaatggccaggtgggggagggcgaacaaaagaggcagaatccattttggcatgaactactcccacatagtggttgaggcccatttgtacgcacttctggattcaataacctgttatgaacgttgtcccctttctagacaccaattcacataggctattcttactaagatgagaaagatcataagtgtgaagacagttcaacaagtgttaataaaaaccgcccttaaccttaagggacctgaactaggcaccaataaggagtttaggtcaatattaacaaaagagacttcacctattccgttatgattcacaaccccttactaacctcaacttcttaatagtggtgtgatttacagctcacagctttgtcccactgggcgtgccaaaatgtttgttttgaagcccggtggttgaatgtgcttcaagagaaaaaacttctgatgtagtcccactgggcgtgccaaaatgtttggctccaattttgctgcagctggtcaacagtctcttttctgcgcgggcgtgccagcaccgttcgggtgcggtcgtcgggggtgtcccttgacctgacttctttcaagtgattgtagacgaggagagcaccaacctcgtcgctgGGGTCTTTGTGCCTCGTGATGAGGACTTTTGCTTATCTTCTTgtgtcaccaaatcgatactcgatgttgtagatcgagcagagcgagaaccaccgggaagtgaggagaacttgctaaagcgtgactttagcttggctgggttgctagggcgttacccttgcttggctgggttgctagggcgttacccttgcttggctggttctgtaaccgttgtggtcgcggcactaccgttggctcccgaggagactaggaccgaagtacgttgacagagggtttggtggcactaatagtcggctcctgaggagactaggacttagagtgtgatcatcgctaagagaaagaaaaggagaggagttgctcttagagaggtttgctctagagagaacttagatcatcttagagatgttgttgtgttgtgaatgtgtgtcttagaatgagaagagaaggtgtttatatagggaagaaaaagaagagtgaaatgatgagtggaagaaaaataatgaaagtagatctaagttcacttgtaaaatatggaaaagatagagaaaagatggaatgaaagcaaagcatgaaggtgcagcaacatggaagtggtgatgatctattaaagagattgtagaagaaaaatatatccaaggaaaaagaagaaaagcatctagctttcttcatgtgggtaggaaacatgaacatgtgaatattgagctggttttaggtcagtttctgcccctttattccttcaattatttctccaacaagaattCCGATTTTGACTGtgacctcttcataacaaatgttccactatgagtgtagatcaccctggtcaaatttcagagcttttcatatagtggttgggccggaaacgctgctggacctcttacaggtccagttttccagttttgcttctgcaaaagattggactgattgtttgaaggccttccactcaaaaatatctctggcactcttcataagaaatgatccttgggctgtctagaatggatctggaaagtttcagctcatttcgatttcatttggttagtctgccgcccctccttccttgtttagctcggtttctcctagccgaagtaggaaaatgtgctaaagttgacttttcatgtttccatgcttccatgcttccatagtaggctttatttagcctctaaatatatatttcgaacttgtcgacaatatatagcttgagccactgacattggctcaatttctccaagatgtgccttgtcaggccaaaatgttcattttgggtccaaacacctcCACAATACAGCCAACTTCTGACAAGTTTTTATTGATGAACTTAATTCATACAATGGGTAGCAACTAGACTTAATTCATACAATGGGTACAACATAATTGCTAATGCTAGAGGGAATCTGACCACTCCAAGAAACATCAAAATTAGAATTAAGAGCCAATTTAGCCAACATATGAGCAGCAAAATTAGACTCACTATATATACACAAGTAAAAGAGGACCCAGATAAAGAACCATGAATAAAGATAATATCCTCCACAACACCTCCATATCCTGAAGCATCCTCCTCCTGAGACATATTATCCCTCACCGATTTCTGACAATCAGACCCAAACATAATAGGAGACAAGTTATTACTCATAGCAAGTTGACAAGCCCTTCTAGCAGTTAGAGCTTCCACCATTGCCCGCGACAAAATCCTGTTAACTTTTCAGCAACAACCACCAACAATCAATCCATCAGAGTCCCTCACTATCACCTCGATATCGCCAGAACAAAATTCTTATCAAAAGTACCATCAGTATtagctttcaagtttcaaccaaCCAACTGGAGGAGGAGACCAAGGTTTTAGTACCCTATTCCTAGCCAGCCTCTGACTCAGCCCAACAGATTTGAAAATTAACTGTTGAGAATAAATACCATGCCTCACTTGCTCAGGAGAAGACCATTTATCTTGCCAAACCCTCTTAttcctttctttccaaatagacCAGATTCCCAATAAGAGAAGAGAAAATAAATCTTCAGAAAGGGAGTCAGAACTAAAGATTgaaatatctgcgatattttCGATATATCACCTGATATCTCTCTTTTTCGAGGGACCGATATATCTTAAAGCGTTAATATCTTATCTTCTACCGTTTCTgtgaaatttctccgacatcgtcaaatatccccgatatattagatattgaggatatatccccaataaaatgaagaaatatctataaaatctgatgaaaaaaaaagaagaaaaaaaaactcaataattctctaaatgcaaatctgtgtgaagagaaATCTCCTCATGGTGAAcctgggtgaggagaaataccaTCAAGGCGATTTTAGGTGAGAaataattctctaaatgcaaatttGTGTGAGGAGAGATGTTCTCAAAGCgaatatgggtgaggagaaatctcctcaaagcGAATTTGGGTGAGGAGTATTCCCTTCGAGGGAAATCCAAGTAAGGAGtggaatctaggtgaggaaaaaATCCCTAAAGACGAATAAGGACAAGGAGAATTCATGATGAAGCAATTTCAAAAAGTAACTCATTCACTTCATGTTTCTCAATTATATGTAATTGGTCTCAATTATATTAAAGTTTCAGATAAATAGAACAGACTATTAGGTTATGATCCGCACAAGAGTGTAAAAAAATGTGGTGCAATTATATGAATCATTTGGTACTTTGTAGTCTGTGACTCTACGTAGTCTCTAGTTGAACAATATAGAAAGAAGATAaaggttcaattattcaaataaGGCCAAGTGACTTTGCAAAAGGAACCATATATggattcatccttattatccccttataaAGGAAACATTCGGCAGCTGTAAAGAGATCtttaactatcatgttcatcactacaattcgtactatatggatcatatgtcttggtctgattattgcactTTCGTAGACCAGCAAACGatttttcaaccacctagagtctctctttggatgtagatgaagttgatatttatatgtatttatatgtaattccaATAAATTGACTCTTTTAAAAAAGATATATTTTCCCAAGTATTTCTGATATCTCTCTTTTTTAAAGTTTCGATAGATATGTGGATACATATATTTTAATCTTTGGTCAGAACATAACTGCAACCAATCTAAGCATGAAACCTCAGAATGGCTAGCAAAAATGCCTCCCAAGCCCGGGCACCCACATAGAATACACCCATAAGAAAGGGACAATCTCGACTAACATGCTCAACAGACTCATCCGCATTGTTACATAAAGCGCAACCATCCTCAATATAAACATGCTTTTTAAGAAGCTGGGAAATAGTGGGCAAAATAGAAGAACAAAATCTCCAAGTATGCACTTTAACCTTACCTGGAACTTTAGCTTCCCATAATCGTTTCCAAAGCAATGTAATAGAATCATTACtagaagcagaagcaggagaATGCACCCAATTAAAGGTCTTGAACATAAGCAATTTTAGTGGTAAAAAGTCCTTTAGCATCAAAATGCCAAATAAGCCTATCTAGAACGGACCTTGAACTCAAAGGGATAGCTAATATCAAATCCGCATCAGCATGATcaaaaatattattaataaGCTCAGCATCCCAACAAGAATTAGAAATTAAATCACTAACTAGAGTCACAGGAGTATCCGGCCGAAATAGTGGACGAAAAAAAGAAGGCCGAGGTATCCAAGGGTCGTACCAAATCCGGATAGAAGTACTATCACCCACTTGCCATCTGACACCCCTCATCGACATAGCTTTAGCTTCCATTATGCCCTGCCAATAAGCAGAAACAAAACTTGAGATCCTAGCTGACCAAAAATCACCAGAAGGAAAGTATCAAGTTTTGTAGAGTCTAGCTAGCAGAGAATTTGGGAAGCGTAACAAACGCCAACCCTGTTTCGCTAGTAAAGCCAGATTGTGAGCATATAAGTCTCTGAAACTCATACCCCTGCTCCTTGGGCCTACAAAGACGCTCCCAAGACATCCAATTAATGAATTTTTCTATTATCCTGCTTGCTGTCCCACTAAAATTTGGCACACATTTGATGTAGAGCAGCACAAAATCCTTAGTAAGAAGAAAGCAACTCATGGAATAGGAAGGCAGCGCCTGAGCCACCTTCCTAATCAACAAGTCCTTCCCATCGACCCACCACCATTGAGCAACTTGCCTCGCCAACCTTCAAGCTTCTTACTCAAACTTTCCTTAATAAAAGCAAAAGGCTTTGTCTTGTTATGGCCCACATAAGTAGGAAGTCCTaagtaattttcatgttttcccACAATCTCCACACCCATAGTAATTTTCATAGATTGTCAGGATAATAGTTTGAAAGCCTATAATAGAAACTAAAACCAAAACTAATAAAAATTAATCACATTGTTTAAGAATAAAGTAAGCAAAGAGATTGTAAAGAGAAGTAAGCAAAGAGATTGTAAAGAGAATTGTGttgtattcattgataataggagccctatatatagggattacaaagtacataatcttgtgataaaaggaaaactattccgaataggactaggaattctggaaccttctctcctattacaactatagaacatATCATAGTTTGACAATGCACACTaaatgtcaacattcttcaacactcccccttgtgccgctcaaacttggtggtgacgctttgatcgttgcctcgttaaaaaccttactcgagtaataaaaactctgtgagacaaaaacaacctcgaggaagagaaaaagagtacaacacgtcatttactcttcgagatcgaacatgtagacatcatacctccccctgatgtcgacatctccccctgattgctacaatcatgagagttcggataactttctcaatccgatgctcttcacatgtttctcgaaggtggattttggtaacaacttagtgaataagtccgctacattatcctctgatcggatttgattcacttcaatatttagaagtgattgttgttgctgattataaaagaacttaggcgatatatgcttggtgttgtcgcccttgatgaaacctaacttcatttgctcaatacaagtggcattatcctcataaatgcatgtaggttcatctgtggtaggcttcaaaccacaatttcctcgaatatgtctgattacagaccttagccatatacattcacgtacggcttcatgtagagcaataatctctgcatgatttgaggaagtagcaacaagggtctgttttgtagacctccaagatattacagtgcttcccatggtaaaaaCATAACCtatttgggagcgacctttgtgagggtcagagagatacacTGGattagcaaaacccatcaaaacatcaccgtCGTTTTGATGGAGAGGAGGAGGGTGACGTCGGCCACCATGGACGGCGGCGTTTTGCcttatggggtccgatcccaaactTCCGtctttccttttctctctgtagggataaaacaagcccatatcaatcataccttttaagtatcgaaagattttttttacaccaatccaatggcagcctgttggcgcagagctatgtctagctaacaagttcactgagaatgagATGTCTAGTCTTGTgtattgagctaagtacaataatgcgcctattgcacttagatatggcacttcagcctctaataaatcctcttcctcatcctttggacgaaacagaTCCTtttcgggctcaagactacggccaatcatgagagtactcacaggcttcaCTTTATCTTCATtgaagcgccttagaattttctgagtatatgcagactgatggatcaaaatcccatcattacggtgctcgagttctaatccgAGATAAAAccatgttttcccaagatctttcatctcaaattcggatttcaagtatttagcagtttcctttaactcatctagagttccaattaggttcatgtcatcaacataaactgctacgattgcaaatccggaacttgttcttttaatgaacacgaatgggcatatttcattattaatatatcccactactacaaaaactgcatcacacaacagtggaaatctgttgtgtgatttgggCCATGTCTGTCGTCTATCTCGGTGTTGTGTGATGAGCACACTCACACAACGGTGAAACACCGTTGTGTGAATATCATAGACACAACGCTTCAGTTATAACCGTTGCACTGATTCTGCGGTGGCCAATGCCAGAAATTGGATGCGGCACATTCAATTGTTGTTTCGATGGtggtcagacaacagaagtaagtAGGGACCGTTGTTGGTTaacttctcacacaacagaaaaatgaCACTCAGACAACAAAAGTAATACCATGTTGTCGTTGGTTAACTTatcatacaacagaaaaataTGGCAACTGTTATGTGAATACTAATGAGACAACAAAATTTTATAGGGACCGTTGTGTGATTTAACATTGGACAACTGATACCTAtatgttctgttgtgtgagtatTAATGAGACAACGAAATTTTATAGGTATCATTGTGTGATTAACATTGatttgttgtgtgattaacgATATATGCGTATTCATACAACATAATGTAATTGACTGTTTGATTATTTTCGGTTCTTTACCTGAAATATTTTCACAAAAATAATGCACAATATAAGATTTAGGCATTGAAATACTCTAATTCAACCATCTAATGTACCAAAAGATGTAGCATTCATGTATCCATTCATACCATAAAACCAAAATAGAAAGCATTCCAGCTAGCTTGATGGCTACTGCATTCTAGCTAATTACATTGAAAGATAGCAAAAGATGATACAATCAAATCGTCACAAGAGAAAAATATTTGCTGCTAAAGTTCTCTCATACTTGCCACTAAAGATTCATCTCCTACATGGAATCTTAGACCTGAATCCACACCCAACTTGGATGCCAAGGACAGTTGCAGCAGCTGCCTTTGCTGCTGGGTCAGCATCATATTtctgcataaaaaaaaaaaattggcggaAGCACAAACAAATAAAGTTAGGTCCAGTTTTTAACTTTTGGCAGATGATCCATTACAATACCAACGTGATCCTGGACACCTGAAAATCTCATTTTTAATGCTTTTGCATCCTCTCCGAGATACACATGCACAAAATTAGTGATTCTCTGTATATATAGCTCACACGATCTTATCAATAGGCTTGATTAATATGTCAGTGATTACATACCAAACTCtaattatgtttatatatatgcagACTCAGCTGCCCACGTCAGTAACTTAGTTACTAATTCAAAATATTCAGATTGAAGGTAGCAATACGacataataaaagaaaacaaataattgACAAGGAAATGTGTAACAAATTAGATTGAAGACAGCATGCATGATCTAGCATAGGCAAATTATTACCTCTACAGATTGTGGAAGCAGTTCTTCCAGTGCAGTTACTCTTTCAGCAATTCAAATCATGCAATTTACATTTCAGACCCTACTCATTTATACCATACACTCGAACTAACTTGTATGGAGATTCATCTCTAACCCACGTTGATGTTCAAGAAATTAAAACATATTTTGACTACAAAAGACACATATATGATGATAGTGATCAAGTCACAGTACCACTGCTGCTGGCATGATGTTATGAAAAATTATATCTAGCACCACATAATTAAACATAGCAACTGTAGTGCATAAAAGCAACCATGAATATTCAATGAGCAGATATAGTAATAAGTTCTCAAATTTTAGAAAATATCTTACAAGTTAACATACCTGTATGTGAGTCTTGATAAATACCTTTCCAATCATTGTTGAGATAAAGAATGTCCAAAATGGAATGCCAAATTGTCCACACATTATACCAGCAAGGTCAAATAGAGGGTTGGGTACCTGAAATTATATCTGATAAGAACTAGGAGGATTGAAAATATTGaagaaaaagtaataaaaatatatactgCAATGCAAAATGGAGTTGGAAAGAGCAAATATTAACAGAAATTTGTAAAATCAGGAGTATGATTAAGCTAACTTTGAAACCAGCttttaaagggaaaaaaaagtatataaaatATATCTCCATAGCCATGTTTTGGGAAATGACATAACACATATTATAAAAGTTTTCCTATAAGAGCAAGAAGAAACCTTACCGAAGCAAGAACTAATATCGTTAAAAAGTTAGCCATAGTTTGATCCGGTTCACGTGATAAGCTACAACTCCACCATCTTCAGTTGAAGAAGAATCCAATTCTTTCATTACTTCCAATTCACTCCCTGCTATACGAGCTGCAAAACTTCATAGGTTAGGATAATGCAGATCGGCAGAAATGTATTGACGTGTTGAAGAGCCAAAATGATAAAAGACTCGCTAAAATATATGTACAACAATTGTAATAACTAGTTACTTGTTCAACCAAGATTAATCAATCCATCCGTAAGTGCAATTTTTTATAATTCTAAATATACTTGAGAAGCAAAGATGAAGATAAGagttcaaaagaaaaagaaaaaattgactgGGTGAAGCTTTTCAACAGGCTGTTCCCGTCTAGAAAGAAACTGTTTGCTACAATAATACATATCTTAATGGCAATACAGTACTTGGTGACCGTAAGTacttattttgtttgtttggtagTTACCAGCTCTTGATATGAAAAATGGAGGAAGCTCTCCCAGTGCCGAtcctgatcacctggtcagcaactgaccagggatcatttgctcaatcaccgtccgattgaaatcgaacggttcacagctaagtgatgagagagaagaagagagttgtgaaccgtccgatttcaatcggacggtgattgagcaaatgatccctggtcagttgctgaccaggtgatcagTACTGTCGGATTGCATATTAAAATCAAACGAATGAGAAATCAATTGAATAAGACTGCATGAAATACAATATGAACTGACCGGAGACGGGCGAATCAGGGAGATCCATTGCAAAAAACCTGACATTGTAGTTATATATGAAATAGTATATGTATGCTTCGGAATTAggattcagagagagagagagagagagaggaagacgaagaagaagaagaagaagaagaagaacgtaAATGAAGATTGTGCAAgaaaaggtaaaaagaaaaagaaatagaatAATTAAGGTGAGACAATGACTTCCACTTGATACTAGTGTTAGCCCAAATGTATAACAATGTAACAATTTCAACAAACAGGTCAGTAGTCTATTCCAAAACTCAACCACTGACTAGTAGCATTACATGAATCGGCTAATTCTTGCaaacatctcattacaaaagaCAATATattacggaaaaaaaaaaaagcaaaggaaTTTATTCCCAAAGTACTCACCTTTTTGATAAAAGGAAGAAGTCTTGAGATAGCAGAATGGATATAATCTCTGAGCTCAGGGTGCCGAGCTTTATGAACAACCAAATTCATATACTTCCTTCTCTCAAAAGCGCcttcaacccaaaaacaaagcaATTTCAAACATTAAACCCCTCATACACATGGACTTTTATGGTTTTCCTTTCTAAGTTCCCCAAATAATGGAAGAAAAACACAAACCCAATACCAAAAATTTTCCCAGAAACCACAAACAAGAACTGGGCTTTgtgattgaatgagattaaaacaAACCTGTAGGATAAATTCCTTTGAGGAAAACGATTGATGTGATTGCCACCTCCAAGAACTCAACCAGAATCCGAGCGGTTTCATCTGTGCAATATTCAATTTGAATTATAAGCACAAAGAAACAAACCCACTAAAACAGAGAACAAATTAGAGAATTACTTGTAATAGCAAGAAGTGCAGAAACTAATCTTAACTGTGTTGTCGACACCGATCTTAAGCCCCATTTTTCAGCCCTAACAGCCTTGGCGATCTCCTCCTTGGcccaacaacaacatctctaagatgatctaagttctctctagagcaaacctctctaagagcaactcctctccctctccttctctttctcttagcggtgatctcactcctagtcctagtcttctcagaagccgactttcagtgccaccaaaccctctgtcaacgtgcttcggtcctagtctcctcgggagccgacggtagtgccgcgaccacaacggttacagaaccagccaagcaagggtaacgccctagcaacccagccaagctaaagtcacgctttagcaagttctcctcacttcccggtggttctcactctgctcgatctacaacatcgagtatcgatttggtgattttcaagaagctcagcaaaagtcctcgccacgaggcacaaagaatcccacgacgaggttggtgctctcctcgtccacaattgcttgaaagaagtcaggtcaagggacacccccgacgaccgcacccgaacggtgctggcacgcccgcgcagaaaagagactgttgaccagctgcaacaaaattggagccaaacattttggcacgcccagtgggactacatcagagtctttttgtgttcaccatcattgggatgccagaggaaaatctttaccaaaagaaattccagaagtcatggcgacgatagaaggctatgtgcccattcccattccggagaatgc
This region includes:
- the LOC133722919 gene encoding DNA polymerase zeta processivity subunit-like; translation: MGLKIGVDNTVKINETARILVEFLEVAITSIVFLKGIYPTGAFERRKYMNLVVHKARHPELRDYIHSAISRLLPFIKKVFCNGSP